Below is a genomic region from Methanococcus vannielii SB.
TTTCCCCGTCACAAATAATATATTTTGATTTAGAGAAAATTTGTGGCAATATTGCACGATATATCGGATTTTTTTTAGGTTGGATTAAAACATCCGTACCCCAAGGTGTTAATATATAATGTTTACCACTAAACATACCAAATAATCCAAATTGGTATACGTCATGGACATGTATTATGTCACAATTTATCTTTTTTAATGTAGGGGCATATCTTAAATGGGCAAATATATAATAGAACAGCCAAAGTAAAAAAGCATTTGGAACATTTTTATTTTGAATTATTTCTATATTGAGATTCTCTATTTCTTTTAAAACAGGCCTCATTGAAAATAGAGTTATGTCGTAACAATCTTTTTCTAAAAAGTATTTAATGTATTTATATGTATGAGTACTTGATCCATCGGCTAAATAAAGTAATTTCATTTTTTCCCAGTTTATAGTTTAATACCTATTTTGAATATACCATTTAACAAACCTTTTTATTCCTTCTTCTATGCATATATTAGGATAATATTTTAAATTTTCTTTTGATTTTGTTAAGTCTGCCATTGTAATTAAAACATCCCCTTCTTGCACGGGTAAGTAATTTTTAATGGCTTTTTTCCCAGTTTCTTTTTCTATTAAGGAAATCATGTATTCTAATTCAATAGGGTTATCCCCGCCAAGATTAAATATTTCATAATCTATTTTTTTACTTAAAAAAACTGCTGATTTTATCCCTTCAACTATATCTGAAATATATGTAAAATCCCTTTTCATTTTTCCGTAATTATAAACATCAATTGGTTTTTCTTCCAATATATTTTTAGTGAATTTCCAGTAAGCCATATCGGGCCTTCCAAATTCACCATAAACCGTGAAAAATCTTAAACCAATCATTTCTATCCCATATAAATGATTATAAACATGTGCAATTAATTCATTATATTTTTTAGTTGCAGCATATAAACTAACCGGTTTATCGACATTATCTGATTCCAAAAAAGGTGTTTTTTCGTTTCCGCCATATACTGATGAAGATGATGCAAAAATAACTCTTTTAATACCGTATTTTTTAGCAAGTTCAAAAATATTTAATGTTCCTAAATTATTACTGTATTCATAAACATGCGGATTTTCTAAAGAGTACCTAACTCCAGCCTGTGCTGCAAGATGGACTATTAAATCAGGTTTTTCTAAATTGAAAATTTCATCTAATTCTTCGTAATTTATAATATCTTCATCAAAAAACTTAAAATTTTTAAATCCTTTTAAAATGTCAAGCCTTTTTTCTTTTAATTTTACATCATAGTATGGATTTAAATTATCAATCCCAATTATTTGAATTTCAGTATTTTTTAAAATATTTTCAGAAAAACTAAACCCTATAAACCCAGCTGCACCAGTAACTAAAATTTTCATCTTAATCCAACTCCAATATACTCAAACTCGATTTTTTTAATTTTTTCATTATCAATTATATTTCTGCCATCAAATATGACTTTTTCATTAACCATATTAAAAATATTTTCAAAGTCAATAGTATTAAATTTAGTATCTTCAACAGCAAAAATTATTCCATCAACCCCGGTAACTGCTTCTACCAAACTATCTAAAATATATAAATTATATCCATAAAATGCTTTTGATTTATCTAATGTATACATATTATATGCATTTTCTCTTGCTCTTTTAACATTATCAAAACCTTTTATAATTGCATCTTCTTTTAGTAGCAAATCAATTAGTTTTATACTAGCACTTTCCCTTAAATCATCAGTATCGGGTTTGAAAGCTAAACCTAAAACTGCAAAAGTTTTACCTGAAATATCCCCATAATAATTTTTAATTTTTTCAAAAAACCATTTTACTTGGTTTTCATTTACGCTATCTGTTGCAGTCATAAGTTTTGGATCGATACCTTTAGATTCAAACTGTTTTGTTAAAGACTTTACATCTTTTGGAAAACATGACCCTCCATATCCAATTCCCGCATTTAAAAATTTTTTCCCAATTCTATCATCAAGTCCCATTGCATAAGATACGGTTTTTATGTCCGCATTTGTTTTGTCTGCTAATTTAGAAAGCTCATTTATAAATGAAATTTTTGTTGCTAAAAATGCATTTGAAGCATATTTTATCATTTCTGCAGTTTCGTAATTTGTTAATATCAAGGGTATATTTTTTTCAATAAAATATTGATAAATGTATTTCAAAATTTCCTTTGAAGATAAATCATTTTCATCAAAACCTAAAATTATTCTTTCAGGATTTAAAAAATCTTTTAAAGCCATTCCTTCCCTTAAAAATTCTGGATTTGATATGATTTCAATATTATATCCATTTAAACGTTCTTTTAAAAGCTGGTTTGTCCCAATTGGAACAGTTGATTTTACAACTAAATATTTTTTACCCGAAATATGTTTTTTTAAGTTATCAACTGCTGAAAAAATATATTTTAAATCAGTATTTCCATTATTGTCTTGTGGCGTTCCAACACACAAAAAAATAACTTCAGAATCTTTTATTTTTTCATAGGATGTTGTAAATTCTAAATTTTTTCCTGTGTGTTTTTTTAAAAGTTCTTCCAAACCTTCTTCATATAATGGACAAATTCCATTATTTAACATTTTAACTTTTGAATCATCAATATCTATCCCTATAACTTTAAAACCAAAATTTGCTAAGCCCACTGCTTGAATTAATCCAACATAACCTGTCCCAATTACTGAAATTTTCATTTAAGTCACCAGAATTTAAAAGTTTTTAATTCAGATATCTTAATAATATTTAGTAAAATTATGCTCAAAAAATACACAATTAAATAGACTATGCCGAATAATAAAATTAATATATATTCATTAAAACTCATTCCTTTTATAAATATTAAAGGAATAAATGCCAATATTGAGGAAAAAATACATAATATAAATTTTTTAATTGGAAATTTATAATCTAAAAATTTATTTAAGTAATTAACTTGTAAAATTTGAATTAAAATATAACTTAATGTGGTAGTAAATGCTGCACCACTCGTTCCAAATTTTGGAATTAAAATTAAATTAAAAATTAAATTAAAAATTGCCCCAATATATAATATTTTAGTTGAAAGGTATGGTTTTCCAATTCCATTAAAGACATTAAATACAATATTATTCATTGATAAAAAGACTATTCCAAAACTTAAAATTGACATTGGAAGAGCTGCAGTTAAATAATTTTCATTGAAAAATAGATTTATTAAAACAGTTGGAAAATATGATAAAAGTACTGAAAAAGGAATTGAAATTATAAATGAATATGTTAATACCTTTTTTAAACCCTCTGAAAGATTCTTTTTTTCACCTTTTTCCCACATTTCGGTACTCATTGGAAGTATTACAGAACATATTGAAGATGCAAAATAACTTAATACTAAAACTGTCGGCATTGCAACGTTCCTATAATCTGCAACCGAATCAAGTCCTGTAAAGTATGTCAAACATATTGAATCAAGGTATCCCATTATGATAAACCCGGCACTTCCAAACATTATCGGCATACTGTATGTAAAAATATCTTTTAAAAGTTTTTTTGAAAAAGAAAACTTTTCAATAAAAAATTCTGGAAATATCTTTTTTAAAAAAATTGTCCCATAGATTAGAATCATTAAAATTGGAGCAATTGTATATGCTAAGGGCGGAGAATAAACGCCAAATCCAAAGTAAATAAAAATAAAAGATAAAACTAAAACACTTGATATATTTAAAAAAGTATATGTACTATATATTTTTTGACTTTGAAATCCAAGTAATGAGTTAACAGTTAAGTTTTTTATCCCATCAAATATATAAAATCCAAAAACCATTATTATAAATACCGTAGAAATAGCTTCAAGATTTCCAAACTGGCCTTGACTATTTATATAGTATTTTATAATTAAAGGGGACATTGAATACATTAAAAATGCAATTAAAACTGCCATTCCTGTTTGAATTATTAAAACGTATAATAGTGTTGATTTTATTAAATCATACCTATTTTGAACTAAAAATTTTGGAATAAAGTATATTACTGCATTACCTAATCCTAAACCTCTAAAAATTGCAATCATGCTGATTAAATCTAAAATTGCATAGAAAAGGCCTACTTCAACTTTTGAAAGTGAATTTGCATATAATATTCTTACAAAATAACCAATAGGGGCTGCTAACATTAAGAATAAAAAATTCCATGCAGCACCCTTAATCATTCTATCTTTATAACTCAAAAATTATCCCCTTAAAAATAAAAAATTTAATTAAATATCTTTAATTCCATTATCCATTTCAACTTCTGGAATCCATCCTAAACTTTTAGCATAATTATAATCAATATAAATTCTATAAACTTCGCCATCTCGCTCTTTTTCATAAATTGGATTTTTATCAAAGCCGACTTCAGAAGATATAATCTTAAAAAGTTCATTTACAGATGTTTCTTTTCCAGAACCAATATTTACAATCTCATTTTTCCAATTTAATGCCATTAAATTTGCTTTTGAAACATCTTTAACATTTACAAAATCCCGTGTCTGGTTTCCATTTCCATAAATTATTGGACTTTCTCCTTTTTTCATTTTATCAATAAAGATTGAAATAACGCCTGCTTCACCAAGGGGGTCTTGACGTTTCCCATAAACATTAGAATACCTTAAAATACAGTATTCGATATTGTAAAGTCTATTATATAATTTGATATATTCTTCTGCACAAAATTTACTTAATCCATATGGTGAAAGTGGATTTACATCGTGTTTTTCATCAACCGGTAAATATTTTGGTTCCCCATACACTGCACCGCCGGAAGATG
It encodes:
- a CDS encoding UDP-glucose dehydrogenase family protein, with the translated sequence MKISVIGTGYVGLIQAVGLANFGFKVIGIDIDDSKVKMLNNGICPLYEEGLEELLKKHTGKNLEFTTSYEKIKDSEVIFLCVGTPQDNNGNTDLKYIFSAVDNLKKHISGKKYLVVKSTVPIGTNQLLKERLNGYNIEIISNPEFLREGMALKDFLNPERIILGFDENDLSSKEILKYIYQYFIEKNIPLILTNYETAEMIKYASNAFLATKISFINELSKLADKTNADIKTVSYAMGLDDRIGKKFLNAGIGYGGSCFPKDVKSLTKQFESKGIDPKLMTATDSVNENQVKWFFEKIKNYYGDISGKTFAVLGLAFKPDTDDLRESASIKLIDLLLKEDAIIKGFDNVKRARENAYNMYTLDKSKAFYGYNLYILDSLVEAVTGVDGIIFAVEDTKFNTIDFENIFNMVNEKVIFDGRNIIDNEKIKKIEFEYIGVGLR
- a CDS encoding flippase; this encodes MSYKDRMIKGAAWNFLFLMLAAPIGYFVRILYANSLSKVEVGLFYAILDLISMIAIFRGLGLGNAVIYFIPKFLVQNRYDLIKSTLLYVLIIQTGMAVLIAFLMYSMSPLIIKYYINSQGQFGNLEAISTVFIIMVFGFYIFDGIKNLTVNSLLGFQSQKIYSTYTFLNISSVLVLSFIFIYFGFGVYSPPLAYTIAPILMILIYGTIFLKKIFPEFFIEKFSFSKKLLKDIFTYSMPIMFGSAGFIIMGYLDSICLTYFTGLDSVADYRNVAMPTVLVLSYFASSICSVILPMSTEMWEKGEKKNLSEGLKKVLTYSFIISIPFSVLLSYFPTVLINLFFNENYLTAALPMSILSFGIVFLSMNNIVFNVFNGIGKPYLSTKILYIGAIFNLIFNLILIPKFGTSGAAFTTTLSYILIQILQVNYLNKFLDYKFPIKKFILCIFSSILAFIPLIFIKGMSFNEYILILLFGIVYLIVYFLSIILLNIIKISELKTFKFW
- a CDS encoding NAD-dependent epimerase/dehydratase family protein; protein product: MKILVTGGAGFIGSHIVDLLIENGHDVTILDNLSTGNEKNINNSAKFINGDILDKNLDLTGFECVIHEAAQINVRTSVEDPILDANINILGTINILEKMKEYGVKKIIFSSSGGAVYGEPKYLPVDEKHDVNPLSPYGLSKFCAEEYIKLYNRLYNIEYCILRYSNVYGKRQDPLGEAGVISIFIDKMKKGESPIIYGNGNQTRDFVNVKDVSKANLMALNWKNEIVNIGSGKETSVNELFKIISSEVGFDKNPIYEKERDGEVYRIYIDYNYAKSLGWIPEVEMDNGIKDI
- a CDS encoding NAD-dependent epimerase/dehydratase family protein, which produces MKILVTGAAGFIGFSFSENILKNTEIQIIGIDNLNPYYDVKLKEKRLDILKGFKNFKFFDEDIINYEELDEIFNLEKPDLIVHLAAQAGVRYSLENPHVYEYSNNLGTLNIFELAKKYGIKRVIFASSSSVYGGNEKTPFLESDNVDKPVSLYAATKKYNELIAHVYNHLYGIEMIGLRFFTVYGEFGRPDMAYWKFTKNILEEKPIDVYNYGKMKRDFTYISDIVEGIKSAVFLSKKIDYEIFNLGGDNPIELEYMISLIEKETGKKAIKNYLPVQEGDVLITMADLTKSKENLKYYPNICIEEGIKRFVKWYIQNRY